CGTGGACGAAGGCTTCGGCGAGATGGTCCCGGTCGACGTGGTGGTCCGTCCCGAGGACATCTACTTCACCACGGACCCGGCCAAGTGCCAGTTCAAGGCCACGGTCAATTCCTGCACCTTCAAGGGCGTCCACTACGAGATGTGGGTGGACACCGACACCGGATACGAACTGATGATCCAGGATTACGATCCCTACGAGGTGGGCACCGAAGTGATGCTCTACATCGATCCGGACGACATCCAGGTCATGCATAAGGAACGCACGCGCAACGTCTTCCACGGCAAGATGGCGGACGAGACGCATGTGGAGATGCTCGGCACCACCTTCGAGTGCCTGCCCCAGGAAGGCCTCGCGGCCGGGGACAAGGTCCGGGTGGAAGTCCGCTTCGAGAACGTGGACCTGCTGGACCACCAGGAGGACGGCGTGCTCGCGGGCGAGGTGCATTTCCTGCTCTACAAGGGTGATCATTACCACCTGACCATCCTCACCGAAGACGGCGACCATATCTGGGTGGACACGAACGACATCTGGGACAAGGGCGACCTGGTGGGTATCAACATTCTTCCGAAGGACCTCAAGATCGACAAGGAAAATGAAGCGTAGCCGCTGGAGTATCCCTTATGTGGTCTTCATGGCCATCTTCGTGGTGCTGCCGCTGCTGCTCATCCTGGTGTATGCTTTCCAGGACGGCAGCGGACACTTCACCTTGTCCAACATCACGCGCTTCTTCTCCGACTCCGACGCGCTCGGCACCTTCGCCGTGTCCATCGAGGTCGCGATCGAGAACACGCTGATCTGCATCCTGCTCGGCTACCCGGCCGCATGGATCCTGGCCAACAAGGATCTCAACAAGAGCGCCGTGACGATCATCCTGTTCATCATGCCGATGTGGATCAACGCCCTGATGCGGACCCTGGCCACGGCCGAGCTCTTCAACACGCTCGGCATCACCCTGGGCAAGGGGACCCTGCTCTTCGGTATGGTCTACGACTACCTGCCGTTCATGATCTACCCGATCTACAACGTGCTCAACAAGATGGACAAGTCCTACTCGGAGGCCGCCCAGGACCTGGGCGCGACGCCCTGGCAGGTCTTCTGGAAGGTCACGGTACCCCTCTCGATGCCCGGCGTGTCCAGCGGCATCCTGATGGTCTTCATGCCGACGGTAAGCACCTTCGCCATCTCGGAGTTCCTGACCAACAACAAGATCAAACTCTTCGGTACCATCATCCAGGAGAACATCAACTCCTCGATGTGGAACTACGGAGCTGCACTGGCATTGATCATGCTCATCATCATCGGCATCAGCACGCTGTTTACCAACGATGAGGAGAAAGAAGCGGAAGGAGGGCTGATCTAGTATGAAGAAGTTCTTTGCACAAGCCTACCTGTGGATCCTGCTGGTCCTGCTGTACGCACCGCTGGTGTTCATCGCGATCTTCTCCTTCACGGAGAGCCGCGTGCTCGGCAACTGGACGGGCTTCTCCACGAAACTGTATGCCAACCTCTTTTCCGGCAGCATGCAGGGGAGCAGTTCGCTGATTTCCGCCGTCGAGAACACGCTGCTGATCGCCTTGGTCTCCGCCTTCGTCTCGATGGTGCTCGGCACCGTCGCCGCGGTGGGCATCCACAACCTGCGCGGCCGCAAGAAGCAGGCCGTCAGCTTCCTGAACAACATCCCGATGATCAACCCGGACGTCATCACGGGCGTCTCGCTCTTCCTGCTGTTCGTGTTCCTGCACTTCA
This Bacteroidales bacterium WCE2004 DNA region includes the following protein-coding sequences:
- a CDS encoding spermidine/putrescine transport system permease protein, translating into MKRSRWSIPYVVFMAIFVVLPLLLILVYAFQDGSGHFTLSNITRFFSDSDALGTFAVSIEVAIENTLICILLGYPAAWILANKDLNKSAVTIILFIMPMWINALMRTLATAELFNTLGITLGKGTLLFGMVYDYLPFMIYPIYNVLNKMDKSYSEAAQDLGATPWQVFWKVTVPLSMPGVSSGILMVFMPTVSTFAISEFLTNNKIKLFGTIIQENINSSMWNYGAALALIMLIIIGISTLFTNDEEKEAEGGLI